A genome region from Arachis duranensis cultivar V14167 chromosome 8, aradu.V14167.gnm2.J7QH, whole genome shotgun sequence includes the following:
- the LOC107460569 gene encoding putative transcription elongation factor SPT5 homolog 1: MTPNSAMYLPSTVLGGDNEGPWFMPDILVNVHRPGEESVGVIREVLPDGSCKVALGSSGNGETITALPNEMEAVVPRKSDKIKIMGGALRGSTGKLIGVDGTDGIVKVDDTLEVKILDLVILAKLAQP, from the exons ATGACGCCAAATTCCGCTATGTATCTTCCTAGCACAGTTTTAG GTGGGGACAATGAGGGGCCATGGTTTATGCCAGACATATTAGTTAATGTACACAGGCCAGGTGAAGAATCTGTTGGAGTTATAAGAGAGGTTCTTCCG GATGGGTCTTGCAAGGTAGCGCTTGGCTCAAGTGGAAATGGTGAAACGATAACTGCCCTTCCCAATGAAATGGAGGCCGTGGTGCCAAGGAAATCAGACAAAATAAAGATAATGGGTGGAGCATTGAGGGGGTCTACAGGCAAGTTGATTGGTGTAGATGGTACTGATGGTATTGTAAAGGTAGATGACACATTGGAAGTCAAGATTTTAGACCTAGTTATTTTGGCTAAATTAGCTCAACCATGA
- the LOC107460543 gene encoding stearoyl-[acyl-carrier-protein] 9-desaturase 6, chloroplastic-like, with translation MVSLTWNHNGFHHRQSKFSKPHARKPTLPKAPSSTLRTPKTYSLPPEKIEVFKSLEGWASQCILPLVKPVEQSWHPVDFLPDSSLPVEDFNNKVRDLRDRTAELPDDYLVVLVGDMITEEALPTYQTRLNQLHGVADKTGSCTSPWAVWSRAWTAEENRHGDLLHTYLYLSGRVDMRMIDRTIHYLIAAGMQWDIDKNPYMGFVYTSFQERATFISHGNTARLAKKNGDPVLARICGTISADEKRHENAYVKIVEKLLEVDPTETMVAISNMMRKGITMPALLMQDGKDPHLFDHFSAVAQRLGVYTAADYADILEFLIQRWKLEKIQDLTTEGRRAQDFVCGLAPRIRRLQERADERARKTEPHSVKFSWIFNKEVSLI, from the exons ATGGTATCACTTACATGGAACCATAATGGTTTCCATCACAGACAATCCAAATTCTCCAAGCCACATGCACGTAAACCTACACTTCCAAAGGCACCTTCTTCAACACTAAGAACTCCTAAAACATACTCACTGCCACCAGAGAAAATTGAAGTTTTCAAGTCACTTGAGGGTTGGGCTTCACAGTGCATCTTGCCACTTGTCAAACCCGTTGAGCAAAGCTGGCATCCCGTTGATTTTTTACCGGACTCGTCCCTGCCGGTGGAGGACTTCAACAATAAG GTGAGGGACCTGAGAGATCGGACAGCTGAACTTCCAGACGATTATTTAGTGGTTTTGGTGGGTGATATGATCACGGAGGAAGCTTTGCCCACTTATCAAACAAGGTTGAACCAGCTCCATGGCGTTGCGGATAAGACGGGCTCATGCACAAGCCCGTGGGCAGTGTGGTCTCGGGCTTGGACCGCAGAAGAGAACAGGCATGGAGACTTGCTCCATACTTATTTGTACCTTTCAGGTCGAGTTGATATGCGTATGATTGACCGGACCATCCATTACTTGATTGCAGCTGGCATG CAATGGGATATAGACAAGAATCCATATATGGGATTTGTGTACACATCATTTCAAGAACGAGCTACTTTTATTTCACACGGCAACACGGCTCGGCTTGCTAAGAAAAACGGTGATCCAGTGCTTGCGCGAATATGTGGCACCATTTCTGCAGATGAAAAGCGTCACGAGAATGCATACGTAAAGATCGTTGAGAAGCTTCTAGAAGTGGATCCTACAGAGACAATGGTAGCAATATCAAACATGATGCGCAAGGGAATCACAATGCCAGCACTGTTGATGCAGGATGGGAAGGATCCACACCTCTTTGATCACTTCTCTGCAGTTGCACAACGACTTGGTGTCTACACAGCCGCTGATTATGCTGACATTTTGGAGTTTTTAATCCAACGGTGGAAATTAGAGAAGATACAGGATTTAACGACTGAAGGAAGACGTGCACAGGATTTTGTGTGTGGTCTAGCACCCAGGATTAGAAGGTTGCAAGAACGAGCTGATGAAAGAGCGCGTAAAACAGAGCCACATAGTGTCAAATTTAGTTGGATTTTCAATAAGGAAGTGTCATTGATATAA